A window of the Salvelinus sp. IW2-2015 linkage group LG3, ASM291031v2, whole genome shotgun sequence genome harbors these coding sequences:
- the gpr185b gene encoding G-protein coupled receptor 12 yields the protein MILSLAAAMSSGGLPQNTTSSATFDPSSLDPWLDPYPDLPGVNSSSAVPVRTSTSDLDLRPLTSPQDVSPWDVALCVTGTLISCENALVIAVLFYTPTLRAPMFILIGSLAFADLLAGLGLILNFVFIYLVKGEVVTLVSTGILIVAFSASILNILAITVDRYLSLYNALTYHTERTVLFTYLVIGLIWLVGLILGVLPALGWNCLDDETTCSVCRPVTKSNAVALAVFFLLVFAVMMQLYLQICRIAFRHAQQIAVQHQFIAISTTKGVQTLSVILCAFAMCWLPFAMYSIVADSSYPIIYTYATVLPAACNSVINPIIYAFRNPDIQKGLWLACCGCVPSNLSLRPRARTSSDV from the exons ATGATCCTCTCCCTAGCTGCAGCCATGAGCAGTGGTGGCCTTCCCCAGAACACTACTTCCTCTGCAACCTTTGATCCCTCATCCCTGGACCCCTGGCTTGACCCTTACCCTGACCTCCCTGGGGTCAACTCCTCCTCCGCAGTCCCTGTCCGCACCTCCACATCTGACCTTGACCTACGACCTCTGACCTCACCCCAG GATGTCAGCCCATGGGACGTGGCATTATGTGTCACAGGAACCCTCATCTCCTGTGAGAATGCTCTGGTCATTGCTGTCCTGTTCTACACGCCGACCCTTCGAGCTCCTATGTTCATCCTGATTGGTTCGCTGGCGTTCGCCGACCTCCTGGCGGGTCTCGGACTCATCCTAAACTTTGTCTTCATCTATCTGGTCAAGGGAGAGGTCGTGACCTTGGTTTCCACGGGGATACTTATCGTGGCGTTCTCCGCGTCCATTTTGAATATCCTGGCGATCACTGTGGACAG GTACCTGTCGCTGTACAACGCGTTGACCTATCACACCGAACGGACTGTCCTCTTCACGTACCTGGTAATAGGGCTCATCTGGTTGGTGGGTCTGATCCTTGGAGTCCTCCCTGCCCTCGGGTGGAACTGTCTAGACGACGAAACGACTTGTAGCGTATGCCGACCAGTCACGAAATCCAACGCCGTTGCACTCGCAGTCTTCTTCCTATTGGTCTTTGCAGTCATGATGCAACTCTACCTACAGATCTGTAGGATTGCGTTCCGACATGCTCAGCAAATCGCAGTCCAACATCAATTCATCGCTATTTCCACGACCAAAGGAGTCCAGACACTCTCTGTGATTCTCTGCGCTTTCGCTATGTGTTGGTTGCCATTCGCAATGTATTCTATAGTGGCGGACTCGAGTTATCCTATAATATATACATACGCCACTGTGCTGCCGGCGGCGTGTAATTCTGTTATAAATCCAATTATATACGCTTTCAGGAACCCAGATATACAGAAGGGGTTGTGGTTGGCGTGCTGTGGGTGTGTCCCGTCAAATTTGAGTCTCAGACCAAGGGCGAGGACCTCCAGTGATGTATAG